Proteins found in one Sphaeramia orbicularis chromosome 8, fSphaOr1.1, whole genome shotgun sequence genomic segment:
- the atad5a gene encoding ATPase family AAA domain-containing protein 5 isoform X1: protein MAGVVAMASVIEDFDTQPCKKARKDGGSPVVKTITNYFSPLPKPVEKPFSPPRSNNIMDYFSRKAPSSKEKISSPEQSKENCQTEKRNSPEVAVKRLAQKRGRKASKIARKLVEADTVISTQDDSCFIVEPQDGRESAAAEANSSSTVLGSDTAVLLGQLCAESCITTAISEKNTALTEHADQKGKDQNCFKGGNHIKPKQDLSSKNLSPVLPSKDKVKRMKTTARNARKKQQQETKQSEPEEKESENSLCDVSMEVNVDETSQLNKSTVTISFEDFVRSHSQDESEEALQDEEGKGDESKITTEAEEKDTDQLRVPEAEENFSSGEPSIQISPRTVTVQAEVHVVSPKEEPVKAVGKVASIFTRRKGASSPQTETGHQLSPSSLNAKRKSNVVLQEGDLELAVLESESTPKCSEVERKQFMAAFKQPSLDGSKTKPVKSQGKQKQAGEKTVDTTEKANEDDVTVLPSSEKITASSQENKVAKKKPARKGRKMAKEEKEEATTLPAAAPEEGTVVIVEEVDKKDLPITSTPSMPAVRRSTREAVVRQTSKPEPKTPTRRQDRSKDAAPLTQDSTLEISTSKRHKSRHGVFKAEVVCPPDRKESPIRIKFTRVHKNITVSKAEGGVSKMTKDSKKAKQAKKLVEKAKAIQQSKKTSVTEKRTLRRSSRTEASLKKSYCENEDSVICLEEEEDQTETPQMRPEKSKTRKALRSLNDVLGKTTPACKDVKAPPGSKMCQEKTARKSSVVVSIFDESSHEGSENSQDDEQFRARREFLKSGLPESFRKQIAKTAATKEAYTLSCSSFQPAVHMNQPPKDCPFWSLPWPDSSLLCHLKELWCQISNPPSLVTKSFSLKMAPARQACCQRGSGWRPEISESVRQLLMEEVNAFNPPFPAQKFIISFLKRRSDQHCTASVELQAATNVSSTPVPAEAVGGKRKRKDDNGEITGKMAKKQRATRSGEKVCQPEAAAEPTKREGRTRRGQKPVLKEEEVKKGAKPSIKRAPIPSEDDSVIVVDDLLVGQDAEKQDVVKEDVLWTDKYQPQHSSEIIGNTASVKRLHSWLKEWKLRADKEDRKKQKERKQEEGSIDSDWDCGEDDSQDGEDLLCNTILITGPTGVGKTAAVYACAQELGFKVFEVNASSQRSGRLILSQLKEATQSHQVDSQGINAHKPTYFNSYSMSSSTGSVRAGSSPRKVNSPRRVVSSPRKPQSPRGGKKGALAPTSLANFFKMGQPANKEAPNIKKNEQKADSKKITKSNEAVSKRKDPAVKSPTATTAKEKSNEEQSKKTATSLILFEEVDVIFEDDSGFLAAIKTFMSTTKRPVILTTSDPNFSTMFDGNFEEIHFRTPSVLNVGTYLQLLCLAEDMRTDLKDIKSLLSLNGCDIRKSLLQLQFWTRSAGGEHITRPLAHSSENEVKTDKVTSTLPPCDSGCTESMLGLLNIEPAVDIWELLKSQSLVEDAVCWRLLTASKQRGVDLIYSNMEKLLPLPLTQLTISVHKPEQFVPDSQDQPSVHPQEPQSDKLPSHGRLLNTGDSDCSDDASPVKVSNRMRKSKKRHRLFDQDKLQSDSDSEDGFLSLCQQKGLPHVPEKVKESLVSEKVKRKPLTPQEQVKSVPISQCLQSIADFLDDMSYMDSSLLHSEGDDIHRGMIPTGAMVKDGLSDESRVESSRGNWMTGECVLEIQAAVEALSFSKCRLAVTDTWEKVQQLDEELRKDSAAEMSLPMAPHREGYSFTQDSPCQPQVVQRRMEVMEDLMLKGVFGTVGNRPAAALDYLPALRTICRSEQLKEQGKVKRRFLHYLDAIHLGLQKTSLQHLAEDFP from the exons ATGGCTGGAGTGGTTGCTATGGCATCTGTCATTGAGGACTTTGACACTCAG CCTTGCAAAAAAGCCCGTAAAGATGGTGGAAGTCCTGTTGTCAAGACCATCACAAACTACTTTTCTCCGCTACCCAAACCTGTGGAGAAACCGTTTTCCCCTCCTCGCTCCAACAACATCATGGATTACTTCAGTCGTAAAGCCCCGTCTTCTAAAGAAAAAATCAGCTCACCAGAACAGTCAAAGGAGAACTGTCAGACAGAGAAACGGAACTCTCCAGAGGTAGCAGTGAAACGATTAGCTCAGAAACGGGGAAGAAAGGCTTCAAAAATTGCTAGGAAACTTGTGGAAGCAGACACTGTTATCTCCACACAGGATGACAGCTGTTTTATTGTAGAACCACAAGATGGCAGAgaatcagcagcagcagaagcaaaCAGCAGCAGCACTGTCCTTGGCAGCGATACAGCAGTTCTGTTGGGACAGCTTTGTGCTGAATCTTGTATTACAACTGCAATATCAGAGAAGAATACTGCTCTAACTGAACATGCTGACCAGAAGGGTAAAGATCAAAATTGCTTTAAAGGTGGGAACCACATAAAACCTAAACAAGACCTCAGTTCTAAAAATCTATCCCCAGTTTTACCTTCAAAAGATAAAGTAAAAAGGATGAAAACTACTGCACGCAATGCTAGGAAGAAGCAGCAACAAGAGACAAAACAATCAGAACCGGAGGAGAAAGAGTCAGAGAATTCCTTATGTGATGTTAGCATGGAAGTCAATGTAGATGAGACTTCTCAGTTGAATAAAAGCACAGTCACAATCTCCTTTGAGGATTTTGTGCGAAGTCACAGCCAGGATGAGAGTGAAGAAGCCTTACAGGATGAAGAGGGTAAAGGAgatgaaagtaaaattacaacagAAGCTGAGGAAAAGGACACTGATCAATTGCGTGTACCTGAAGCTGAAGAAAATTTTAGTTCTGGGGAGCCTTCTATTCAAATTTCACCCCGAACTGTCACCGTCCAGGCTGAGGTACATGTAGTCTCACCCAAAGAGGAACCCGTCAAAGCTGTGGGAAAAGTAGCCTCTATCTTCACAAGGAGAAAAGGAGCTTCATCTCCACAAACAGAGACTGGACACCAGCTTTCACCATCCTCTTTGAATGCCAAGAGGAAATCTAACGTTGTTCTGCAAGAGGGTGATCTAGAGTTGGCTGTGCTTGAGAGTGAATCCACGCCAAAGTGCAGTGAAGTGGAGAGAAAGCAGTTCATGGCTGCTTTCAAACAGCCTAGTCTGGATGGATCCAAAACCAAGCCTGTTAAGAGCCAAGGCAAGCAGAAGCAGGCGGGAGAGAAGACTGTGGATACTACAGAAAAAGCTAATGAGGATGATGTTACAGTTCTACCCTCTAGTGAGAAAATTACTGCTTCTTCTCAGGAGAACAAAGTAGCAAAAAAGAAACCAGCAAGAAAAGGCCGAAAGATGgctaaagaagaaaaagaggaggccACTACTTTACCTGCAGCTGCTCCTGAGGAAGGAACAGTGGTCATAGTTGAAGAGGTTGACAAAAAAGATCTTCCCATTACTTCAACTCCTTCCATGCCAGCTGTAAGGAGGTCTACCAGAGAGGCTGTGGTGAGGCAGACGTCCAAGCCTGAACCAAAAACTCCTACCAGGAGACAGGACAGGTCAAAGGATGCAGCACCCTTAACCCAGGACAGCACTCTGGAGATCTCTACCTCAAAGAGACACAAGTCCAGACACGGGGTCTTTAAAGCAGAGGTGGTGTGCCccccagacagaaaagaaagtcCTATCAG GATCAAATTTACTAGAGTCCATAAAAACATTACAGTGTCCAAAGCAGAAGGTGGAGTAAGTA AGATGACAAAGGACTCCAAAAAAGCAAAGCAGGCAAAGAAGTTGGTGGAGAAAGCAAAAGCAATTCAGCAGAGTAAGAAAACCTCTGTCACAGAGAAGAGGACCTTAAGGCGCTCATCACGAACTGAGGCCTCGTTGAAGAAGAGCTACTGTGAGAATGAG GATTCTGTTATCtgcctggaggaggaggaggaccagaCTGAAACTCCTCAGATGAGACCAGAAAAAAGTAAAACCCGCAAGGCTTTACGCAGTCTTAATGATGTTCTTGGCAAAACCACACCAGCCTGCAAAGATGTCAAGGCTCCTCCAG GCTCCAAAATGTGTCAAGAGAAAACTGCTCGGAAGAGTTCAGTGGTGGTTTCCATTTTTGATGAAAGCAGCCACGAAGGCTCAGAAAATTCCCAGGATGATGAGCAGTTCAGAGCACGAAGAGAGTTCTTGAAGAGTGGCCTGCCTGAGTCCTTTAGGAAGCAAATCGCTAAAACTGCAGCCACCAAGGAGGCTTACACACTCTCCTGTTCCTCCTTTCAACCTGCTGTACACATGAATCAACCCCCAAAAG ACTGTCCTTTTTGGAGTCTGCCGTGGCCTGACTCGTCATTGCTGTGTCATCTGAAAGAGCTTTGGTGCCAAATATCAAACCCACCGTCATTAGTGACTAAGTCCTTCAGCCTGAAAATGGCACCAGCCCGTCAAGCTTGTTGTCAAAGG GGTTCTGGATGGAGGCCAGAGATTTCTGAAAGTGTTCGTCAGCTTCTGATGGAGGAGGTCAACGCCTTTAATCCTCCCTTCCCTGCTCAGAAATTCATCATCAGCTTCCTGAAGAGACGCAGCGACCAACACTGCACAGCCTCAG TAGAACTACAGGCTGCGACCAATGTCTCAAGCACCCCAGTGCCAGCCGAAGCAGTGGGAGGGAAGCGGAAGAGGAAGGATGACAATGGAGAGATAACAGGAAAGATGGCTAAAAAGCAGCGGGCCACTCGTTCAGGAGAGAAGGTTTGCCAACCTGAAGCAGCGGCAGAACCAACAAAAAGGGAAGGACGTACAAGACGAGGACAGAAGCCTGTgttaaaggaggaggaggtgaaaaaAGGAGCCAAGCCTTCAATCAAAAGGGCTCCCATCCCATCTGAAGATGACTCTGTGATCGTGGTAGATGACTTACTTGTAGGACAAGATGCTGAGAAACAAG ATGTAGTGAAGGAGGACGTGCTGTGGACAGACAAATATCAGCCCCAGCATTCTAGTGAAATCATAGGCAACACGGCCTCAGTGAAGCGACTGCACAG TTGGCTAAAGGAATGGAAACTTCGTGCAGACaaagaagacagaaaaaagcagaaagagagaaaacaagAGGAAGGCAGCATTG ACTCTGACTGGGACTGTGGAGAAGACGACTCCCAGGATGGAGAGGACTTGTTGTGTAATACAATCCTTATAACAGGACCCACTGGAGTAGGAAAGACCGCCGCAGTGTACGCCTGTGCACAGGAGCTGGGCTTTAAG GTGTTTGAGGTGAATGCGTCATCTCAGCGCAGTGGCCGTCTGATTCTGTCCCAACTGAAAGAGGCCACGCAGTCCCACCAGGTGGATAGTCAGGGGATCAACGCCCACAAGCCCACCTATTTTAACAGCTACAGCATGAGCAGCAGCACAGGCTCAGTCAGGGCTGGATCCTCTCCTA GAAAGGTTAATTCTCCCCGCAGGGTTGTTTCCTCTCCCAGGAAACCCCAGTCCCCAAGAGGAGGTAAAAAAGGAGCGCTGGCTCCCACCTCTTTGGCTAACTTCTTCAAAATGGGTCAACCTGCCAACAAGGAGGCCCCCAACATTAAGAAGAATGAACAAAAGG CTGATTCCAAGAAAATCACAAAGTCAAATGAAGCAGTCAGCAAGCGCAAAGACCCAGCAGTCAAATCCCCAACTGCCACCACAGCAAAGGAGAAGAGCAACGAAGAGCAGAGCAAGAAGACCGCCACCTCGCTCATCCTCTTTGAAGAAGTAGATGTTATTTTTGAGGATGACTCTGGGTTCCTAGCTGCCATCAAGACGTTCATGAGCACTACCAAGAGGCCGGTAATCCTCACTACCAGCG ATCCGAATTTCAGCACCATGTTTGACGGAAACTTTGAAGAGATCCATTTCAGAACCCCCTCAGTG TTGAACGTGGGCACCTACCTGCAGCTGCTGTGTTTAGCCGAGGACATGCGGACTGATCTAAAGGACATCAAGTCTCTGCTCAGTCTCAACGGCTGTGACATTAGGAAGAGCTTACTGCAGCTGCAGTTCTGGACTCGCAGTGCAGGCGGCGAACACATAACCAGGCCATTAGCACACAGCAGTGAAAATG AAGTCAAGACTGATAAAGTGACGTCCACTCTACCCCCATGTGACTCCGGCTGCACTGAGAGCATGCTCGGCCTGCTGAACATCGAACCTGCCGTagacatttgggaactgctaaaG AGCCAGAGTCTGGTGGAGGATGCGGTTTGCTGGAGACTTCTGACAGCAAGCAAGCAGCGAGGAGTGGACTTAATCTATTCCAACATGGAGAAGCTCTTACCTTTACCACTCACACAGTTAACTATTTCTGTCCACAAACCGGAGCAATTTGTCCCTGATTCACAAGACCAGCCTTCTGTTCATCCACAGGAGCCTCAGTCTGACAAACTGCCATCCCACGGCAGGTTATTAAACACAGGTGACTCTGATTGCTCTGATGATGCCAGTCCAGTTAAAGTGTCAAACCGAATGAGGAAGAGTAAGAAGAGGCACCGTCTGTTTGACCAGGATAAACTGCaatcagattcagactcagaggATGGTTTTCTGTCTCTCTGCCAGCAGAAGGGTCTTCCCCATGTTCCAGAGAAAGTCAAAGAGAGTTTAGTGTCTGAGAAGGTGAAAAGGAAGCCACTGACTCCTCAGGAGCAGGTGAAAAGTGTCCCCATCTCCCAGTGTCTCCAGTCCATAGCTGACTTCTTAGACGACATGTCCTATATGGACTCCTCCTTGCTTCATTCAGAAGGTGATGACATTCACAGAGGGATGATCCCAACGGGTGCGATGGTGAAAGATGGGCTGAGCGATGAGTCAAGGGTCGAGAGCAGCAGAGGGAACTGGATGACAGGAGAGTGTGTTTTGGAGATCCAGGCAGCTGTGGAGGCTCTCAGCTTCAGCAAGTGTCGACTCGCAGTGACAGACACCTGGGAGAAAGTGCAGCAACTAGATGAGGAGCTCAGAAAGGATTCTGCAGCAGAAATGTCCCTCCCCATGGCCCCTCATCGTGAAGGTTACAGCTTTACTCAGGACAGCCCCTGTCAACCTCA GGTAGTCCAGCGGAGGATGGAGGTTATGGAAGACCTGATGCTCAAAGGAGTGTTTGGTACTGTGGGCAACAGGCCGGCGGCTGCTCTTGACTACCTACCAGCCCTGCGCACCATCTGCAGATCAGAGCAGCTAAAGGAGCAAGGCAAAGTCAAACGAAG GTTCTTACACTACCTGGACGCAATCCACCTGGGTCTTCAAAAGACCAGTCTACAGCACCTTGCAGAAGACTTCCCCTAA